A genomic stretch from Neomonachus schauinslandi chromosome 14, ASM220157v2, whole genome shotgun sequence includes:
- the RNF165 gene encoding E3 ubiquitin-protein ligase RNF165, whose protein sequence is MVLVHVGYLVLPVFGSVRNRGAPFQRSQHPHATSCRHFHLGPPQAQQLAPDFPLAHPVQSQPGLSAHMAPAHQHSGTLHQSLTPLPTLQFQDVTGPSFLPQALHQQYLLQQQLLEAQHRRLVSHPRRSQERVSVHPHRLHPSFDFGHQLQTPQPRYLAEGTDWDLSVDAGLSPAQFQVRPIPQHYQHYLATPRMHHFPRNSSSTQMVVHEIRNYPYPQLHFLALQGLNPSRHTSAVRESYEELLQLEDRLGNVTRGAVQNTIERFTFPHKYKKRRPQDGKGKKEEGEESDTDEKCTICLSMLEDGEDVRRLPCMHLFHQLCVDQWLAMSKKCPICRVDIETQLGADS, encoded by the exons GTGCCCCTTTTCAAAGGTCTCAGCATCCTCACGCTACCTCCTGCCGCCACTTCCACCTGGGCCCCCCGCAGGCGCAGCAGCTGGCGCCCGACTTCCCCCTGGCGCACCCCGTGCAGTCGCAGCCGGGCCTCAGCGCCCACATGGCCCCGGCCCACCAGCACAGCGGCACCCTGCACCAGTCGCTGACTCCGCTGCCCACCCTGCAGTTCCAGGACGTCACCGGTCCCTCCTTCCTACCTCAGGCCCTGCACCAGCAATACCTCCTGCAGCAGCAGCTCCTGGAAGCCCAGCACCGCAGGCTTGTCTCGCACCCGAg GCGGAGTCAGGAGCGCGTGTCTGTCCATCCCCACCGCCTCCACCCCAGCTTCGACTTCGGCCACCAACTCCAGACGCCTCAGCCCAGGTATTTGGCTGAGGGCACTGACTG GGATCTCAGTGTGGACGCCGGCTTGAGCCCGGCCCAGTTCCAGGTGCGGCCCATCCCTCAGCACTATCAGCATTACCTAGCGACTCCTCGAATGCACCACTTTCCCAGAAACTCCTCCTCCACGCAGATG GTCGTCCATGAAATCCGAAACTACCCTTACCCTCAGCTTCACTTCCTTGCTCTCCAGGGACTGAACCCCAGCAGACACACCTCCGCAGTGCGGGAGAGCTACGAG GAGCTGCTGCAGCTTGAGGACAGGTTGGGAAATGTGACTCGGGGAGCTGTACAGAACACCATTGAGAGGTTCACCTTCCCCCACAAATACAAGAAG CGAAGACCCCAGGATGGCAAGGgcaagaaggaagagggggaggaatcAGACACAGATGAGAAATGCACAATTTGTCTGTCTATGCTGGAAGATGGAGAAGATGTGAG GCGCCTACCTTGTATGCATCTCTTCCACCAACTGTGTGTGGACCAGTGGCTCGCCATGAGCAAGAAATGTCCCATCTGCCGAGTGGACATTGAGACACAACTGGGAGCCGACAGCTGA